In Roseofilum casamattae BLCC-M143, the DNA window CATCAAGGTGCTTGTGGCTGAAGGTAACAGTAGCGAGCGCACTTTGGCCAGCTATGCATTATGCGAACTCGTGGAAGAGCAACCACAAGTGTTGGAAAAAGTACAAGTTATCTGGGCAGATTCGGGTTATAGTGGTGATAAATTTGCTTTGGGAGTTTGGTTAATGACTCAGGCCAGAGTAGAAGTGGTGAAGCGTAAAAGTAAAGAATTTGAGGCCTTGCCGAAGAGATGGCTCGTCGAGCGAACATTTGGCTGGTGGAATCGATATTACCGTTTGTCTAAAGATTATGAGAAGTTACCGGAAGTGAGTGAAGCAGCCATTTATGCTGTCATGACCCACCTGATGTTACGTCGTTTGGCTTCCTAAATCTTTTCTTTATAAATAGGCTCTAATTATTCACTGTTAATTATTCATTATTAATTATTCATTATTAATTATTCATGGAGATTTTCAATGGGAATTTCTCCAATCTCCTCTGCAAGCTTGAACCCAAAGACGCGGGAGTAGAAATAGAACTCGCCATCTAAGGTGCGCTTGATATTCTCCGCTTTCCGAAACCCGTGTTGCTCTCCTTCAAAGGCAACATAGGCTACCGGTAATCCCTTTTCCCTGAGAGCATTCACCATCATTTCGGCTTGGTTTGGCGGCACGATTTTGTCTTCCAATCCTTGGAAAAAAGCAACCGGGCACGAGAGTTTTTCGGTAAAATGAATGGGCGATCGCTCGATATACAGATCTTTGCGTTCGGGATAGGGGCCGATTAACCCATCCAAATAGCGCGACTCGAATTTATGAGTATCGGTGGCTAAGGCTTCTAAATCGCTGACGCCATAATAACTGGCTCCCGCTTTAAACGTATCGCGGAAGGTCAGAGCGCACAGAGTGGTATATCCTCCCGCGCTTCCTCCCGAAATGGTTAGCCGCTCTGAGTCCACCAATCCTTTCTCGGCTAAATATTTCGCTCCATTGGCACAATCATCCACATCTACAATACCCCAGCGATCGCACAACCGCTGGCGATAGTCCCGTCCGTATCCCGTGCTGCCTCCATAGTTCACATTGAGCACGGCAAACCCGCGACTCGTCCAATATTGAATCTTCAAGCTAAAACTGCTGGAAGCCGCAGCCGTGGGACCCCCATGACTTTTCACCAACAGGGGTGGTTTTTCTCCCGCAGGTGCTTGGTAATCTTGGTTTTGTGGGGCATAGTAAAAGCCATACGCGGTTAAGCCATCTTCAGTCGGAAATGCGATCGCCTCGGGAATCGACAAATAGCCCGGATCGATATCTAATTGAGTAGACTGGTGCAAAATCTGGCTCTCTTGCGTCGATAAGTCCATTTCGACTAAGACGCTCGGTTGGGTTGCCGAAGCTGCGGACAGAATCAGCCGGTTTCCACTCACCTGGGGAGACGACAGACTGGTATAAGGCGTGGAGATTGTTGTTAACTCTTTCGTCTGCAGGTTGAGTTGCGCGAGAGTATCGTCTCCATTTTCCGAATAGATACAAATGATGGTGTCTGCCGAGGCAAAGGTATAGGTGCTCGTGCCAAACACCCATTGCGGCAAGCCAAACTCAGCGCTTTTCGGACAAAGAGCTTCCACCGCACCAGAGTTGTAGCGATATAAATTCCACCAATTACTGCGATCGCTGACAAAATAGAGCGTACCATCCGGCGACCATTCCGGTTGGAAAATCGACTCGGTTACTCCTCCCGCCACTAAACTCGCTTCGCCTAAGCTACCATCCTCCGCTATGGTTGCCACCCATAACTCCGTGCCATCCCAAGGCATATTCGGATGATTCCAGGATATCCAGCACAGTTGCGAACCATCGGGACTGAGTCGAGCCGAGGCATAAAAATCATGACCTTCTGTCAAAGTGCTCCAATTCCCAGTATTGAGGTCAATGCTGACAACGCGGTTTGCTGGTTCGCCACCACTGCTGTGGTCTTCTTGGATACCAATCAGGCGATCGCGCTTAGGATCGACTCGAAAGTCGGCATAGCGATAGGTTCCTTCTGCCGTCAGGGGTTGCGGCTCTTCTCCCACCTGATGCCGATACAACCGTTGGTCTTTGAAGTTGGCAAAGTATACCGTACCATCGGCGATCGTATAAGACGCTCCACCATATTCGTGGACGCGAGTGCGTACGTTATATGGAGCAGGCGTCACGTCAACAGTTTGACCGTCCGAATTTCTATGTACCAATACATTGCGTCCGCCTTCGCTGGGACGACCTTCTAACCAGTATAAATTATCGCGATCGAGGCGACCGCCTTTGAGAGCAATGGTTCCAGCAACAATCAGGTCTGAAGTAATCGGAGATTTCCAAGAACCGTAGGGGCTAATTTGAGGTTGAGTCATAGGAGTGTAGAGAATGGGGAATAATAAAAAACTATCTCAATTGCGGATTTGTACGGGCATGAGCAAACAGGTCATTTTCATTTCTCCCAAAGGAGATAAGATGACTGGTTTATCAGCACTATTCAGTTTAATCTCTAATTCCTGGGAAGGAATAGCCTTAAGCGCTTCGACAAAATATTTAACATTAAAGGCAATTTTCAACTCTTCTCCCGTGACTTGAGCGCTAATAGATTCCGTTGCCGAACCGACATCAGCCGATTCAACGGAGAGAATCACTTGTTGGTTTTCAGCATCGATCGCAAACGTCACGATATTATTATCGCGATCGGCTAGAATCGCAATTCGCTCCACCGAGTCGAGTAATTGACGGCGATCTAAACTAATCTGTCGCTCGAAGGATTGCGGAATCAGTTGCTGATAGGCTGGATATTGCCCTTCTAGGGTACGACTGGTAATGCGACAAGCCGACAACTCAAAGACCACTTGCCCTTCTTCCACAGTGAGATTTAAGGTTGCACCTTCCTCCTTTTGTCCGCTAATCGTTCGTTCGATTTCTCGCAGCGTACGGCCGGGAACCGTGACTTCAAAAGGCACATCTAGATTGGCTGCCGTCTCCTCGCTCTCCTCTTCTCCCTCAGAGCTAGTGTTCACAATTGATAAACGGTGTCCGTCTGTGGCAGCGAACTCCAAGTTATCGCCATTGACAGTTAAGTGAACTCCAGTGAGCACCTGTTTGGTTTCGTCTAAACTCGTGGCAAATAAACATCCGCGCAATCCTTCCAAAACCGCATTCGATGGCAACGTCAAGGTTTCTCCTTGTTCGATAACCGGCAATGCGGGATATTCCTCCGAATCTAATCCCCGAACTTGATAGCGTCCGCACTCGCAAGTAATCGTCACATTTAAGGCGCCAGCTTCGGTCTCATCTCCGTCTGTTTCTAAAGTTAGCTCTCCAGCAGGCAGTCGCGAGATCATGTCGTTGAGCAATTTGGCCGGTAAAGCTAAGTCCCCCTCTTCTTCAATGGTCGCACTGAAGCGAGTTTCAATACCAAGACTCAGGTCAAAAGCACTGAGACGAACGTGTTGATTGGGGCGATCGGCAATAAAATGGACATTGCTCAGAATGGGTTGGTTCGGACGAGAAGGAATGGCCCGACTGACCAGAGAGAGATTGGTACTTAGGTCACTTTGAGAACAGACCAGTTTCATGTAAACCTCACAAGCGTTGGGAAACAGCCATCTTTACCAGTGGCAGAGGAACTATACTACAACAGATTGAGCCGCGATCGGCAGATTATATGATAGGGTACTGTAAGATACTTAGCTCTGTAGAAAAAACAGTTCGTCCAATTCAGTCAGCCAGAGTGCAATAGCCGCAGTGGAGCGATCTGAACAAGGATTGACGAACGTTGTAACCCGATTATAAAAATATACTTGACTTTTTGAGCGATACAACGATAACTTAGTATAATTTTGACCAAAATAAGTTTTCCAGCATAATTTAACTCTTTAACTCCGAGCAAACGTGCAGAGACTATCTCCAATGACCCAGCAACAAAATACTCTTTTCGACATCAATTTGCATGATTCTCTCAGTCCAGTTTCTTGTGTATCTGTTATGGAAGATAAAAAGTCGGAATGCTCTTTATCTAAAAGAAAGATAGGAGCATCTCCCTTTGTCAAATGGGCGGGAGGAAAGCGTAGCATTATGAATTCATTGCTCTTGCGTTTGCCAGAAAGCTTTACCAATTATTACGAGCCATTTGTCGGAGGAGGTGCTTTATTTTTTGAACTAGCTAAACAAGGGAAGTTGGAGAAAAAACAGGTATTCCTCAGCGATACAAACCTCGATCTAGTGTTTGCTTATAATGCAATCAAGAAAAGTCCTAAAGCCCTAATTGAAGAGCTAAAAGAACATAAAAGAAAGCATAATACAACTTATTTCTATAAAGTTAGGAAACGACATAATTTGAAAGATCCAATAGAAATAGCTGCCAGATTTCTGTATATGAATAAGACTTGCTTTAATGGCTTATGGCGGGTTAACAATAAGGGAGAGTTTAATGTGCCTGTTGGCAAGTACAAAAATCCAGATATTGTGCAAGAGGATAAGATCGCTGCTTGCCACCAAGTGTTACAGGGAGTCAATATCCAATATTTATCCTTTCATGAGATCCAACCCAAACCCGGTGACTTTGTTTATTTCGATCCTCCATATCATCCCAAAGATAACTCATCGTTTACCAGATATTCCAAGTTTGACTTTACCGAGCAAGACCAAATACGCTTGCGCAATTTTACTTTAAGCTTGCACGAACAGGGGGTACATGTGATGTTGTCCAACAGCGAGACACAATTCATTAAGACATTGTACGATCGCAAAGGGTTTACGATAGATATCGTGCAAGCACCGCGTTTTGTGAACTGCAAGGCCAATGGACGTAATGCTGTCGGTGAAACCCTGATAACTAACTACACCAATGGCTAGAAAAACAGAGAGAGCTACGGCAAATCAGAGAGGCAAAAACCTCGAACATTTTATCCAAAGTCGGCTGGAGGAGAGAAATTATCAATTTGTGGACAAAATTCGTTTTTTGCCAGCCATGTACCTCGAGCAACCTATCTATTCTAAGCAGGTTTATATCGGTAAAAGTATTTACGAAACCCCTAGATACTGTGATTTTATTCTTTATCACCCACAGAAGTGGCCCGATGCTTTAGTGATTGAAGCTCAATGGCAGCACGCTAGCGGTTCTATGGATGAAAAATATCCTTATACTATCTTAAATATAAAAAAATTGAATTATCAGACAATTTTTTTACTGGATGGTGATGGCTACAAGAAAGGAGCGAAAGATTGGATTATAAGTCAGATTGATAGTAAATTATTACAGGTGTTTAATATGATGCAATTTCAAGCCTGGGTTAATCGGGGAAACATATGAATGTTAAGTGGCTGATTCTCGGAGCGTCTGCTTTTAGTTTAGCGATCTTTGCTCCTCCCGTCCGCGCTCAATATCCAGATGGAGCCGAGAAAACCTTTTGTGTGGCTGAATTGCGATCGCAAGATCGTCAGGCTCGTATTAATCTCAGATCGGGTCCGGGAACGAATCACACGAATGTGGGCTATGGCGTGCCGGGAGATTTGGTTCATATTCTAGGAAGCCGGCCGCCAGAACCGGATGCTTCTAAAGATAGCCAAGGTTTTCTTTGGTATCGGGTTGGGTTTCCTCATTCTGGAGCAGTGGGTTGGATGCGATCGGACTTACTCGCGCGCTACTGTCTCTATGATAACGGCGACTAACAGGGATTAATGGAAAAATCGGCAAAGGTGATGGTATAGTTCGGCTGTTTTTTTTCGGTAAGAAACGTCAGAATAACTTCGGAAGAAACCGCCACAGTTAGCAAGACTAAATTGCGAGCGAGAGGATAATCGCAAATATCATCATTGTTGGGAGATGGAACGCGATAATGCTCGTTCCAGATAATTTCAGCATAGTCCGAGGCGAGACCGATATGCAAACAAGGAATTTTGCGATCGCGACAATAATCGGTCACCAGTTGGCGACTCGTACTATTATCAAAGGTATCGATCGCCAACGGAGATCCTTTCAGCAGTTTGTGTACGCTGTCCTCCGTTAGCTCCTGACACCGAGCCTCGATCGCTACACCGAGAGCGCGATAGAGACTATTAGCTAAAATTTTTGCCTTGTATGCTCCAACGTCGGACTTATAGTAAGGTTGCGTCGATAAATTGCGCTCCTCAATCCGATCGCGATCGATAACCTTGATTTGACCAATTCCTGTTCTCGCCAGGTTTTCCGTCAGATTTCCTCCTAGAGCACCCGCACCGCAAATAGAAATTGAAGCCGCCTTCAAGGTTGCCATTACCGCAGGCGATCGATGTAGTTCTTCATGAAAAAACATTGACATAGTTACTTATCCTGTCCCAACCTATTCTCCATTGTATAATGGCTCATGTCAGGGCTTTACAACAACTCAATTTTGGCCAATACTGTTGATAGTCAAACCTTATAGGTTAAGCCCTAACAACTACAATAACTTGATGCCTCACCTTTCAAGCGATCGCGCTATCCTCCTTTTGTATGAACGTGACTGATACCCTGTGGATTCTAGTCTGTTCTGGACTGGTATTTCTCATGCAACCCGGATTCATGTGTCTTGAATCTGGATTGACGCGATCCAAAAATAGCATCAACGTTGCCGTTAAAAACATTGCCGACTTTGGCATTTCGGTCACCTTATTTTGGGCCGTCGGATATGCCCTTATGTTTGGAGAAAGTCTTGCGGGTTGGGTCGGGATTAGCAACTTTTTTATCTCCATCGACAGTGCATCAGTCGCCACATTTTTTCTCTTCCAAACCATGTTTTGCAGCACCTCGACCACCATTGTCTCCGGGGCAGTTGCAGAACGAATGAAATTTATCTCTTACCTAGTTGTTTCTAGCCTAGTTTCCGGCCTGATCTATCCCGTATTTGGCGGTTGGGCTTGGAGCGGTATCAATGGCGCCCAAGCCTTAGGTTGGCTCGGTCGCCTGGGATTTATCGATTTTGCCGGTTCTACCGTCGTTCATAGCGTCGGAGCTTGGGTCTCCCTCGCCGTTCTTCTCATCGTCGGCCCCCGCGCCGGTCGCTTTCGCTACTCCGGGGGGCCGCGCAAAATTCATGGGTCAAATATGCAACTGGCCGTTTTGGGAACCATGCTCCTTTGGTTCGGGTGGTTGGGATTTAATGGAGGCAGCAACTTAGCTCTCGATGACAAGGTTCCGGAAATTATGGTCAATACCATTATGGCCGGTGCATCCGGGATGATAACTGGGGCTGCCATTAGTTGGCATCGACGCAAAATTCCGCAAGTGGAAGCCCTAATGAACGGATCTCTGGCAGGTTTAGTGGCGATAACCGCTTCTTGCTATGCAGTGACTACCGCAGAAGCCGTCATTATTGGGGTCATCGGTGCCGGAGTGATGATGCTGGTTGCCCAACTGTTGGAAGACTGGAAAATTGACGATGCCGTGGATGCGATCGCGGTTCATGGAGGAGCAGGTATTTGGGGAACCCTTGCCGTCGCTTGGTTTGGCGATCCCGAAATTCTGGGCACGGGCTTGGAGTTTCGCGAACAGTTGGGCGTGCAAGTGCTGGGTATTATTGTGGCAGGAGCTTGGGCGTTTTCCATGACTTACGTTCTGCTCTGGTTCATTAACCGAACGATATCTTTGCGGGTATCCCTGGCAGAAGAAAAAGTGGGTTTGAATATTTCCGAACACGAAGCAAAAACGGAAATTCACGACCTGTTCCAAGTCATGAACGAACAAGCGAAAAACCAGGATCTGAGTTTGCGCGTTCCTGTAGAACCCTTTACCGAAGTCGGTCAAATTGCCCATCGCTACAATCAAGTGATGGCAGCCTTAGAAGAAGCGGTGAGCAAAACCCAAGCCATCTTTAATACGGCAACTGATGGCATTTTAACCTTTACTTCCTCCAGCCTGGAAATTACGAAAGCCAATCCCAGTGCCGAGAAAATTTTCGGCTATCCCTTTTCTGAGTTAATGGGATTATCTCTCGATCGCTTAATTGTGCTTCCAGAACAAACAATAGGCGATCGCCTCATGGTCTTGCAACAGTTACTTAAACCAGGACGCCATGAGGTTTTCGGGTTGCGATCGAATGGAGAAATATTTCCTTTGGAAGCGACGGCGATCGAGGCTGTCTTGCACGATAATCATACCTTTTATGTGGGTACATTTCGCGATATCACCCAACGCAAACTGACTGAGGAAGCTTTAGCCAATGCCAATCAAGAAATCTTGGCTTTGAATAAACAACTGCAAGCCGAAAATTTTCGCATGAGTACGGAATTAGATGTGGCGCGGAAACTACAAAAAATTTTACTTCCAACCGATCGCGATATGTCTGAAATCATGGAGTTGGATATTTGTGCGTTTATGGAGCCGGCTTCCGAAGTTGGGGGCGATTATTATGATATTTTACCCCACTCTCGTGGCGTAAAAATTGCCATTGGCGATGTCACCGGTCATGGCTTGGAAAGTGGTGTTCTATCGATTATGGTGCAAACAGCAGTTCGGACGTTATTAGAAACCAAACAGGAAAACTCCCAACATTTCCTCGATATTCTCAATCGCACGATTTATCACAACGTACATCGAATGCGATCGGAGAAAAATTTAACGTTTATGATGTTGGACTACGATCGCGGCTCCTTAAAAGTTAGCGGCCAGCACGAAGAACTGTTAATTGTTCGCCGGGATGGAACAATCGAACGAATTGATACCATCGATCTGGGGATTCCACTAGGACTCGAAGAAGAGATGAGCGATTTTTTTACGTCCATCTCGATTCAACTCTCTCCGGGAGATGGAGGTATCTTATATACCGATGGAATTACCGAGTCGATCGGTCCTAATGGTAAATATTATGGCTTGAGACGATTGTGCGATCGCATCAGCGCTCTCTGGGGTGAATCCGTGGAAGACGTGCGCGATGGGATTATTCACGATGTACGATTGCATCTGGGTGAGGCTACTTCCAACGACGATATTACTCTCGTTGTCTTTAAGCGTAAGAATGAAGAGCTACCAGAAGTGAGTGAATGACGGTTTTATTATACAATTTTTCAATTCCTTTTATCGCAAAAATAATTTCATTAGTGATAGAATATGTTAAAAACTCCCTCTTGGATGCGATCGCGCCCGTTGATTTTTCGTGCCTTGGCGGTATCCTCCCGCACAGACTTGTGGCGAGTCATCCAATTAAGTTTAGGGTATTTTATAATAATAGACCTGACAGGGTTAAATTGATGACTTGGACTTGAGATTATGCCGATCGCATCCCAAAATTTAACAGGGGGTTATAGCCTAACTCCCGTAGTCGAAAACTTGAACTTAACTCTAGAAAACGGAGAATGGTTGAGTTTAGTCGGGGCAAATGGTTCGGGGAAATCTACCTTTCTCAAGCTCATCAGTCGCATTCTGCAACCGCAAGCTGGATTAGTCTTATTAGATGGTAAATCGATTCACGATCGCCCGCCAGATGAAGTCGCTCGGCAGTTAGCCATTTTGCCGCAACAACCGGACGTTCCCATGGGATTAACCGTCTATCAATTGGTGAGTTTGGGACGCAATCCTCACCTAAAATGGTGGCAGTGGGAACTGGAAAACGACGATCGCCAATGGGTGGAGCGCGCTCTAGAAGAAACTGAATTGCAAGAGTTTCGCGATCGCCCGGTGAGCCAACTTTCTGGAGGCGAAAGACAGCGCGCCTTTCTTGCTTTAGCTCTGGCGCAAAATCCGAAAGTTCTGCTTTTAGACGAACCGACTACCTATTTAGATATTCACTATCAACTGCAATTATTGGAACTATTGAAACGATTAAATCAAGAGCAAGGATTAACCATTATTACTGTATTGCATGAAATTAATTTAGCCGCTCGCTACAGCGATCGCATTGCTTTTCTCAAACAGGGTCATTTATTCGCCGTTGGCGTTCCGGAACTTGTTTTAACTCCAGAAA includes these proteins:
- a CDS encoding transposase, whose product is IKVLVAEGNSSERTLASYALCELVEEQPQVLEKVQVIWADSGYSGDKFALGVWLMTQARVEVVKRKSKEFEALPKRWLVERTFGWWNRYYRLSKDYEKLPEVSEAAIYAVMTHLMLRRLAS
- a CDS encoding S9 family peptidase encodes the protein MTQPQISPYGSWKSPITSDLIVAGTIALKGGRLDRDNLYWLEGRPSEGGRNVLVHRNSDGQTVDVTPAPYNVRTRVHEYGGASYTIADGTVYFANFKDQRLYRHQVGEEPQPLTAEGTYRYADFRVDPKRDRLIGIQEDHSSGGEPANRVVSIDLNTGNWSTLTEGHDFYASARLSPDGSQLCWISWNHPNMPWDGTELWVATIAEDGSLGEASLVAGGVTESIFQPEWSPDGTLYFVSDRSNWWNLYRYNSGAVEALCPKSAEFGLPQWVFGTSTYTFASADTIICIYSENGDDTLAQLNLQTKELTTISTPYTSLSSPQVSGNRLILSAASATQPSVLVEMDLSTQESQILHQSTQLDIDPGYLSIPEAIAFPTEDGLTAYGFYYAPQNQDYQAPAGEKPPLLVKSHGGPTAAASSSFSLKIQYWTSRGFAVLNVNYGGSTGYGRDYRQRLCDRWGIVDVDDCANGAKYLAEKGLVDSERLTISGGSAGGYTTLCALTFRDTFKAGASYYGVSDLEALATDTHKFESRYLDGLIGPYPERKDLYIERSPIHFTEKLSCPVAFFQGLEDKIVPPNQAEMMVNALREKGLPVAYVAFEGEQHGFRKAENIKRTLDGEFYFYSRVFGFKLAEEIGEIPIENLHE
- the dnaN gene encoding DNA polymerase III subunit beta encodes the protein MKLVCSQSDLSTNLSLVSRAIPSRPNQPILSNVHFIADRPNQHVRLSAFDLSLGIETRFSATIEEEGDLALPAKLLNDMISRLPAGELTLETDGDETEAGALNVTITCECGRYQVRGLDSEEYPALPVIEQGETLTLPSNAVLEGLRGCLFATSLDETKQVLTGVHLTVNGDNLEFAATDGHRLSIVNTSSEGEEESEETAANLDVPFEVTVPGRTLREIERTISGQKEEGATLNLTVEEGQVVFELSACRITSRTLEGQYPAYQQLIPQSFERQISLDRRQLLDSVERIAILADRDNNIVTFAIDAENQQVILSVESADVGSATESISAQVTGEELKIAFNVKYFVEALKAIPSQELEIKLNSADKPVILSPLGEMKMTCLLMPVQIRN
- a CDS encoding DNA adenine methylase, which encodes MTQQQNTLFDINLHDSLSPVSCVSVMEDKKSECSLSKRKIGASPFVKWAGGKRSIMNSLLLRLPESFTNYYEPFVGGGALFFELAKQGKLEKKQVFLSDTNLDLVFAYNAIKKSPKALIEELKEHKRKHNTTYFYKVRKRHNLKDPIEIAARFLYMNKTCFNGLWRVNNKGEFNVPVGKYKNPDIVQEDKIAACHQVLQGVNIQYLSFHEIQPKPGDFVYFDPPYHPKDNSSFTRYSKFDFTEQDQIRLRNFTLSLHEQGVHVMLSNSETQFIKTLYDRKGFTIDIVQAPRFVNCKANGRNAVGETLITNYTNG
- a CDS encoding PD-(D/E)XK nuclease superfamily protein, with protein sequence MARKTERATANQRGKNLEHFIQSRLEERNYQFVDKIRFLPAMYLEQPIYSKQVYIGKSIYETPRYCDFILYHPQKWPDALVIEAQWQHASGSMDEKYPYTILNIKKLNYQTIFLLDGDGYKKGAKDWIISQIDSKLLQVFNMMQFQAWVNRGNI
- a CDS encoding SH3 domain-containing protein, translated to MNVKWLILGASAFSLAIFAPPVRAQYPDGAEKTFCVAELRSQDRQARINLRSGPGTNHTNVGYGVPGDLVHILGSRPPEPDASKDSQGFLWYRVGFPHSGAVGWMRSDLLARYCLYDNGD
- a CDS encoding ThiF family adenylyltransferase, which codes for MSMFFHEELHRSPAVMATLKAASISICGAGALGGNLTENLARTGIGQIKVIDRDRIEERNLSTQPYYKSDVGAYKAKILANSLYRALGVAIEARCQELTEDSVHKLLKGSPLAIDTFDNSTSRQLVTDYCRDRKIPCLHIGLASDYAEIIWNEHYRVPSPNNDDICDYPLARNLVLLTVAVSSEVILTFLTEKKQPNYTITFADFSINPC
- the amt gene encoding ammonium transporter translates to MNVTDTLWILVCSGLVFLMQPGFMCLESGLTRSKNSINVAVKNIADFGISVTLFWAVGYALMFGESLAGWVGISNFFISIDSASVATFFLFQTMFCSTSTTIVSGAVAERMKFISYLVVSSLVSGLIYPVFGGWAWSGINGAQALGWLGRLGFIDFAGSTVVHSVGAWVSLAVLLIVGPRAGRFRYSGGPRKIHGSNMQLAVLGTMLLWFGWLGFNGGSNLALDDKVPEIMVNTIMAGASGMITGAAISWHRRKIPQVEALMNGSLAGLVAITASCYAVTTAEAVIIGVIGAGVMMLVAQLLEDWKIDDAVDAIAVHGGAGIWGTLAVAWFGDPEILGTGLEFREQLGVQVLGIIVAGAWAFSMTYVLLWFINRTISLRVSLAEEKVGLNISEHEAKTEIHDLFQVMNEQAKNQDLSLRVPVEPFTEVGQIAHRYNQVMAALEEAVSKTQAIFNTATDGILTFTSSSLEITKANPSAEKIFGYPFSELMGLSLDRLIVLPEQTIGDRLMVLQQLLKPGRHEVFGLRSNGEIFPLEATAIEAVLHDNHTFYVGTFRDITQRKLTEEALANANQEILALNKQLQAENFRMSTELDVARKLQKILLPTDRDMSEIMELDICAFMEPASEVGGDYYDILPHSRGVKIAIGDVTGHGLESGVLSIMVQTAVRTLLETKQENSQHFLDILNRTIYHNVHRMRSEKNLTFMMLDYDRGSLKVSGQHEELLIVRRDGTIERIDTIDLGIPLGLEEEMSDFFTSISIQLSPGDGGILYTDGITESIGPNGKYYGLRRLCDRISALWGESVEDVRDGIIHDVRLHLGEATSNDDITLVVFKRKNEELPEVSE
- a CDS encoding ABC transporter ATP-binding protein, with the protein product MPIASQNLTGGYSLTPVVENLNLTLENGEWLSLVGANGSGKSTFLKLISRILQPQAGLVLLDGKSIHDRPPDEVARQLAILPQQPDVPMGLTVYQLVSLGRNPHLKWWQWELENDDRQWVERALEETELQEFRDRPVSQLSGGERQRAFLALALAQNPKVLLLDEPTTYLDIHYQLQLLELLKRLNQEQGLTIITVLHEINLAARYSDRIAFLKQGHLFAVGVPELVLTPETLAEVFNVRATVINTPVGLQICPLSAN